The proteins below are encoded in one region of Paralysiella testudinis:
- a CDS encoding 5-oxoprolinase subunit B family protein → MSLRYTFGGDEFLFVEISEAMSLESFFKGMAITRRLAAANLDGIIEICPANASYQIRFNPDIISAETLLATLQGFETELANAPMRMDTRLIEIPVFYNDPWTNETGARFRERHQDPTSTDLAYAARINGYAGIDEFIAAHSGSPWFVSMVGFVAGLPFMFQMVEQERQIEVPKYLRPRTDTPKHTVGHGGCFACIYSVRGAGGYQMFGVTPAPIFNPAQEQGYLKDSMVLFRPGDIVRFKPISRAEYDTALDAVAAGTFNLNIRPVSFDLAQFLHNPSAYNRQLLGDAA, encoded by the coding sequence ATGAGCTTGCGCTACACTTTTGGCGGCGATGAATTCCTGTTTGTGGAAATCAGCGAAGCCATGTCGCTAGAGTCTTTTTTCAAAGGCATGGCCATCACCCGCCGCCTGGCCGCAGCAAACCTAGACGGCATTATCGAAATCTGCCCGGCCAATGCCTCCTACCAAATCCGCTTCAATCCCGACATCATCAGCGCCGAAACCCTACTGGCCACTTTGCAAGGCTTTGAAACCGAGCTGGCCAACGCACCCATGCGCATGGACACGCGGCTGATTGAAATCCCCGTGTTCTATAACGACCCGTGGACCAACGAAACCGGCGCGCGTTTTCGCGAGCGTCATCAAGACCCCACGTCCACCGATTTGGCATACGCCGCCCGCATCAACGGCTACGCGGGTATTGATGAATTTATTGCCGCCCACAGCGGCTCACCGTGGTTTGTGTCGATGGTGGGCTTTGTGGCCGGGCTGCCGTTTATGTTTCAAATGGTGGAGCAGGAGCGCCAAATCGAAGTGCCCAAATACCTGCGCCCGCGCACCGATACCCCCAAACACACCGTGGGCCACGGCGGCTGCTTTGCCTGTATTTATTCTGTGCGCGGTGCCGGTGGTTATCAAATGTTTGGCGTTACCCCCGCGCCCATTTTCAACCCTGCTCAAGAACAAGGCTACCTGAAAGACAGCATGGTGCTGTTCCGCCCCGGCGACATTGTGCGCTTTAAGCCCATCAGCCGCGCCGAATACGATACCGCCCTGGATGCCGTGGCCGCAGGCACGTTTAACCTCAATATCCGCCCGGTATCCTTCGATCTGGCACAATTCCTACATAATCCAAGCGCCTACAACCGCCAACTATTGGGAGACGCCGCATGA